TTGGGAGGAAGAAATTATAATGAATACCTGTCTAAGGATCACTAATGAATCAAGTCCCTTTGAAATTCAGCAAGGGCTCCATTTATTAGCTGATGTCGATTGGAAAGCCGCTGACTACCTAGCCACTAAATTAAAAAATAAGCGCTTGAAAAATACTGAAATGATTTATTTTTGTAGGAACCACACTGGTCAATTGATTGGCTTTGCCGCTCTACTTTTAGAAGATATTATTTCCAAAGCCGATTTTGGTCCATTTTTAAGCACGGTTTACGTCAACTCTTCCTACCGCAAGCAGGGTTTTTCTTACCAATTGGTAAATAAAATCGAGTTATTTGCGAAACATATTGGGTATACAAAGATATATACGATTACCCAACATGTCGGCCTCTATGAAAAGATGAACTATCATTTCTTTTGCCAAGGAGTTGATGACATGGGAAGAGATGTGCGCGTTTTAGAAAAAAATCTATAATCGATAAGTAGTTTGTAAAAATCGTAAAATTACCAGTAGACATGATAACTCCCCTTAGTTGGCATCCTATTTATAGGAAACTTAAGCCCGCCTTTCTTTACAAAATTAGAGAGTGTGACAGTCACACAAAGGACGAAATCGCTGGAGAAAATTGAGATAAGCTCAGTGAAACTGAACGTTATCAGTTTTTGAAGCGGACGCTCGTCCTGTGACTGGAACACATTTTGATTAAATAGTTCACATTTTACAAAGAGCCTGAGACTTTTGCCCCAGGGTCTTTTTTTATTGTAAAAATCTGTTCACTTGTAAAGTTTATTTAATAATTGAAACTTTATTTTATATTTAAACATATTACTTTTCTTGTATAATAACCCAAAATGTAAATATGGTTTATTAGAGAAAGACTTGAAAGGTTCACTCGTCATTCGATAAAGGTTAGACTTAAAAGACTTGGCCTGGCTGCTTTAAAGAATGCTCAGTCTGAAAATGAAATGTTTCTATCCATTTTAAGGCTGGATCTTACTAGTGCCCCCTTTCAATTAACTTCCTTTTCCATTAATTAAATCACTTAAAGGGGAGATTTTATGAAGAAATCCATACAGGGACATCCTGGCTGCCTAGGAATAATACTTTCCATCTTATTCATAGGCTTTATTTTTATGCTTTTTGCTTATCTGGCACCATTTATACTTGCCCTATCGCTCTTTTCTATCTTCTATTTTACCAAGAGAAAAGTCAATCAGAGAAATAGGAATATCGCCATTCTTTGTGCAATTGTCGGCCTTTTGGGGACATTATTTGTAACCCCTAGCCTATTTAACCACAAAGAAAACACTACTAACCAGGCTGCTGTCAGTCAAAGTGCTTCAAAGACTTCAGAATCCAAAAAAGAAAAAGCTAAGAGCGAATCGGAAAGTAAAAAGTCCCAATCTGATGCTGAAAAGGAATTATCTAAAACTAGAGAGGTCCCTCAGGATAAGGCCTATGTTGAGGTCAATGGTAATAAACCCTTCTTTACTGATGATGATTTAAAGAGTAATGAAGCCTATGAAAAATACGGTGACTTAGATAAACTCGGCCGGGTTACCGCCGCCAATGCCGTATTAGGAACAGAACTAATGCCTGATAAGGTCAGAGAAAGTATCTCTGAAGTTAAACCTAGTGGCTGGAAGCAAGCCCGTTATGTGAATATTCCTGGTGGTTGGCTATATAATCGTTGCCACCTGATCGGCTATCAATTAACTGGCGAGAACGCCAACCCTAAGAATTTAATGACCGGTACCCATTGGTTTAATAATGAGGGCATGCTCCCCTTTGAAAACTTTGTCGCGAATTACATTGAAAAAACCAACAATCATGTGAGATACCGGGTGACTCCGGTTTTTGAAGGAAAGAATTTGTTAGCCAGCGGTATCTATATGGAAGGCTATTCCATCGAAGATGAAGGAAAGGGACTTTGTTTTAATATTTACATTCCTAACCGGCAAAAAGATGTTGAAATTAACTATGCCGATGGAAGTAGTAAAGGCCCAGCTGGCCCACAAGAATATTCAAAGGATACCCAATTAGAAAAACTACCACAGTCAAAAAACAAGGCTAAAACTGAAAACAAGGCTGAGTCTAAAGAGCCGACTCCTGCTGCTGAGGATACCGCTCAGCCAGAAGCAGAAGCACAACCCGCTGATCAAGCATCTGCTCAAGAGTCAGCGCCTAGTCCAGCTCCGGCCCCAGAGCCAGTGCAACCGCCTGCTCCTGCTCCAGCACCGGAACCGGCTCCTGTCCAGCCTTCCGCCCCACAAAATTCGCTAGCCGGTATCGATACGGATGGCAATGGTATTGTCACTATCAAAGAAGCTAGAGCTGCTGGCTTCTCCATGCCTATTCGAAGCGACCACTGGTTATACCCTTACATGATCGATCGCGATGGCGACGGTATGGTTGGGGAATAATAAAATTGACTATCAGTAAAAATTAATTACAGAGGTAAAGCAAATGAAGATTCCTAAATACGTTGTCTTACAGGTTTCCTTAAAAGAAAAGCTTATCGGTACAGGTTCTAAAAATCTAGATAAATTAGAAGCTGTGATCAACCAGCAAGCCAAAAAAGGTTATCGTTTGCACACTATCGCCACCAGTAGTGCCAATAGTACTGGATTACTCGGTGGAGATCGAATCCAAGCTACTTTGGTTTTTGAAGAGATAATTTAAGAAGAAATCTATTCCTATAATACTTAATCAAATAGATTATACTTTAGTATTCCTTTGAATCTGATACCATATAGATAGAGAAAGCGCTGGTATCCAGTACGACTAGCACCTCGGTTCATATTGAATGAAGGTGCTTTTTATTAATAAAGAATTTAAAACACTAGAACAGCAAATAGATATACTAAAATATTGAGAATTAACTATTGAAAATTTCTAATAAGCCCAATTTAAGCCCAAAATTTCTATCATCTAATCCTAGATTTATATACAACCCTCTTATAAACCGCTCTATAACAACAAAACCGCTACTAGCATTTCTAGTAGCGGTTTTTGAGTATTATCTTTTCTACTATTCCCATTCCACTGTTGCTGGCGGCTTAGAGGTAACATCTAAGACCACGCGGTTAATGCCATCCACTTCATTAACAATACGACGGCTGATGTGGTCGAGGACATCATATGGAATCCGCGCCCAATCCGCGGTCATCCCATCCACTGAGGTAATGGCACGGATAGCAATGGTGTATTCATAGGTCCGTTTGTCGCCCATAACCCCAACTGACTTAAAGCCAGGGAGAACGGTGAAGTATTGCCAAATGTCGCGGTCGAGGCCAGCATTGGCGATTTCTTCACGGAGAATAGCGTCTGATTCACGAACAATGTGAAGTTTTTCCTTGGTAACTTCGCCAATCACACGAATGGCTAAACCAGGGCCAGGGAAAGGTTGACGCCAAACAATATTATCTGGCATGCCTAATTCTGTCCCCACGGCGCGCACTTCATCCTTAAATAAGGTGTTGAGGGGTTCGATGAGTTCAAATTGCATGTCTTCAGGCAGTCCCCCAACATTGTGGTGAGACTTGATGGTTTCAGCGGTTTCGGTCCCTGATTCAATCACGTCTGTATATAAGGTCCCTTGGGCTAAGAAATCCATCCCATCTAACTTGGTCGCTTCGTCATCGAATACGGCCACAAATTCATGGCCAATAATCTTCCGTTTAGTTTCAGGATCAGAAACGCCAGCTAATTTACCTAAGAAGCGTTCTTGGGCATCGGCTTTGATAATGTTTAAGCCAAACTTGCCACCTAGGGTTTCCATGACTTGGTCAGCTTCACCTTTACGGAGTAAACCGTGGTCAACAAAGATACAGGTCAATTGGTCACCGATAGCTTTTTGTAAGAGGACACCAACCACGGAAGAGTCTACCCCACCGGAAAGACCGAGGAGAACTTTCTTATCGCCAACGCGGTCACGAATACTCTTAATTTGCATGTCAATGAAGTCAGCCATGGTCCAGTCTCCCTGGCAACCACAAATTTCATAGACAAAGTTTTTCAACATTTGTTGGCCATGGATGGATGAGCGTACTTCAGGATGGTATTGGAAACCATAAACTTGGGCGTCTTCGTTTTCAAAAGCAGCAGCTGGGCTATGAGGAGCCACACCTGTGATTTCAAAACCTTCAGGAATCTTAGCAATACGGTCGCCGTGACTCATTAAGACGGTTTCTTTTTCAGCTAAATCTTTAAAGATTTTAGAATCGGTCTTTTGAATGGTCATTTCTTGTTGACCATATTCGCGTTTGTCAGAGGCTTCAACCACACCACCGAATTTCTTAGTGATTAATTGCATCCCATAACAAATTCCTAAAACTGGTATTCCTAAGTTAAAAATTTCCTCGTCAATATCAAAGGAGCCTTCTTCATAGACTGAGTTAGGTCCTCCCGAAAGAATGATTCCCTTCACCTGGCCCTGGTCTTTAATTTCTTGAGCAGTTTGCCGGTGAGATTGTAATTCAGAATAGACTCCCAGTTCACGAATACGGCGGGTAATCAGTTGGTTGTACTGGCTGCCGTAGTCAAGAACGATGATCTTTTCTAGGTCCTTTAAGGCTTTCATCCTAAGTTATCACTCACTTCCCTTATAATTTCTTTCTCATTTTATCAAAAACGCGCACATAATTCTAGTATTCCTTTCCTTTAATTCGGATTTATTCCTTTTTCTATCGATTTAACCGATGCAAAAAGAGGTCCTTTATCGGGTTTGTATTTTTATAAAGTATTTATTAAAATACTGTGGGAGATAATTCAAAGTTGTTATAATTAGGGCTTTTATTGTATGATAAGGCTATTAGAAATGGCGGAAACGAGGGAAAATCATGCGCGAAATTTGCGGCAAATCACATGGAAAATTAATTTTAATGGGGGAGCACAGTGTGGTCTATGGACAGCCATCAATTGCCCTGCCCTTTCGAGCAGTAACCATTCAAGTCAAGCTGGAACCGGCTGGTAATTATTCTTACTTATTCAGTGATATCTATGAGGGACCCGTTGAAGAAGCCCCCAAGAAACTTGACGCCTTGGTGGGGCTCTTTAACCGCCTCCGCCATGATTTCTTAAGCAGTCATGACCACTTTCTGATTAAGGTGAATAGTAATATTCCGGTTGAACGTGGCTTAGGGAGCTCAGCTGCCCTATCGGTAGCCTTTATCCGTGCCTTTTTTAATTACTTAGGTAAGGATTTGTCCAATGAAGTCTTACTCGATTATGCGGACTTTGCCGAAACCATTAGTCACGGGACCCCTAGTGGCCTTGATGCCCGGGTTACGGCCTATAACCAACCCCTCTACTTCAAAAAAGGGGAAACAGCCCAACCCTTCCATTTCCATACCCCCTATTGGCTAGTGATTGCTGACACTGGAATTTCAGGAAATACTAAGCAAACCGTGAAAAATGTCCGGGATGCCTATGAAAGCCCCTTTGCTAGCCGGCAAATCGCTACTCAAAAAACCATTAAACATCTGGGACTTTTAACTACCGACCTGACCCAGGCCTTAAAAGCACCACAACCTTCCTTAGAGAAACTGGCTGCTTTAATTAATGCGGCCCAACATGACCTGGCTGCCCTCCAAGTCTCCAGCCCAGAATTGAGCTGGGGAATTGATTACATGCGCCAACATGGAGCCGTGGCAGCCAAATTGACCGGTGGCGGAGGCGGTGGCTGCTACTATGCTCTGGTTCCTGACCGTCAAAGCGGTGAAAAACTCATCCAGGCCTTAGCGGATAGTCCTAGTGCCTGTCAAAGCTGGTTAATGCCTTTTTCAAGTGAATCAAATACAAGTGAAAAGGAGTAAACTATGGAAAAATATCGTGGTATTTGTCGAGCCCATACCAATATTGCCCTAATTAAATATTGGGGAAAACGTGATGATGAACTCATCCTACCCATGAATAGTAATCTTTCTTTAACCTTGGACCGTTTTTATTCAGAAACCCAAATCAGCTTCTCTAAGGATATCGTGGAAGACTGCTTCCAACTTGATGGGGAGTGGCAAGACAATAGTGAAGTTGAGAAGATTAGCCGTTTTGTTGATCTCTTCCGTCAATTGGCCCAGGTAGACTTGGCTTGTGAAGTCATTTCCTACAACCATGTGCCCACTGCGGCAGGCTTGGCCTCATCAGCTTCTGCCTTTGCGGCCTTAGCCGGTGCTTGCAATCAGGCCCTCCGCTTAGACCTGGACCCTCTTGCCCTTTCCCGCTTAGCCCGACGCGGATCAGGCTCAGCCACTCGGAGTATTTTCGGTGGCTTTGTCGAATGGCAAAAGGGCACTGGCGACCATGATTCCCAAGCTGTCCCCTTCGATGATGCCAATTGGGATGTGGGCATGGTGGTCCTGGCCTTAAATACCAAAAAGAAGGCCATCAGTTCCCGACGAGGAATGAAGCACACGGTTGCAACCTCCCCCTTCTACCAATTATGGCCCCAGGTTAGCGAGAAAAAGCTCCTAGAAATGAAAGCCGCTATTAAGGCTCGAGACCTGGATTGGATGGGAGAAATTGCTGAAAACCACGCCATGTTAATGCACGCCACTACCCTATCGGCCGACCCCGCCTTTACCTATTTAGAAGCAGAATCGCTCAAGGCCATTGAAGCGGTCAAAGGTCTCCGCCAACAGGGCTATAAGGCCTACTTCACCATGGACGCCGGTCCTAATGTAAAGATTCTCTGTCCTTATTCTCAGTCCCAAGCCATTATCGATGCCTTGGCGCCTGAATTTGGGGCTGACCGACTAATTGCCAGCCGCCCAGGCCCAGGTATCCAATATTTAGAAGCATTTTCTGAACAGAAAACTCGCAACAAAACTTCACAAAGCGTGAACCAAGAAGAAAACCCTGAAGACGACAAGCTAGAACTGCTCAATGAGGAGTTGGGTGAAGACAGCTTGGACAGCCAAGAAGAATTTATGAAACGTTTAGCCAAGCAAAAGCTCACCCTGCAAGAAGAGTTAGAAGAAATTTTTAACCACTCTGCCCCTCACAATTTTTTTAGACCATCGAATCCGCTCCCCCATGATCCCAATGATTCACAGGAGGAATTGTAAATGGAAACCATTATTAGTAAACGCCCAGGAAAGTTATATTTGGCTGGTGAATACGCCATTGTCCATTCCTTCCAAGGGGCTTTATTAGTAGCGGTTGACACCTATGTCACCGTCGAGTTGCGCCCCCTCGACCAAACTCAGTCGCGCTTATCGACTAACCAGGCCCAAGAAACTTTTATCTGGACAGTTAGTAATGACGGTGAGATCAGTGGGATCCCTAAGCAATTCTTATTAGTCAAGACCTTGATCCAAACCGCCTACCAATATTTACAGGAAAGTGGTCGCGTGGAGGATTCTTTTAAAAGTATTGACCTAAAAATTTCCAGTGACCTAGATAGTCCTGACGGGAAAAAATATGGCCTAGGCTCCAGTGCTGCAGTCAGCATGGCTATCCTGGAAGCGATTCTTAAATTCTACCAGGTTGACCAAGACCACTCCAAGAAGGCCTTTGCCTATCTCCTCTACCAACTAGGGGCTATCGCCCAAATCA
This genomic stretch from Aerococcus mictus harbors:
- a CDS encoding GNAT family N-acetyltransferase → MNTCLRITNESSPFEIQQGLHLLADVDWKAADYLATKLKNKRLKNTEMIYFCRNHTGQLIGFAALLLEDIISKADFGPFLSTVYVNSSYRKQGFSYQLVNKIELFAKHIGYTKIYTITQHVGLYEKMNYHFFCQGVDDMGRDVRVLEKNL
- a CDS encoding DNA/RNA non-specific endonuclease encodes the protein MKKSIQGHPGCLGIILSILFIGFIFMLFAYLAPFILALSLFSIFYFTKRKVNQRNRNIAILCAIVGLLGTLFVTPSLFNHKENTTNQAAVSQSASKTSESKKEKAKSESESKKSQSDAEKELSKTREVPQDKAYVEVNGNKPFFTDDDLKSNEAYEKYGDLDKLGRVTAANAVLGTELMPDKVRESISEVKPSGWKQARYVNIPGGWLYNRCHLIGYQLTGENANPKNLMTGTHWFNNEGMLPFENFVANYIEKTNNHVRYRVTPVFEGKNLLASGIYMEGYSIEDEGKGLCFNIYIPNRQKDVEINYADGSSKGPAGPQEYSKDTQLEKLPQSKNKAKTENKAESKEPTPAAEDTAQPEAEAQPADQASAQESAPSPAPAPEPVQPPAPAPAPEPAPVQPSAPQNSLAGIDTDGNGIVTIKEARAAGFSMPIRSDHWLYPYMIDRDGDGMVGE
- a CDS encoding DUF4177 domain-containing protein, whose translation is MKIPKYVVLQVSLKEKLIGTGSKNLDKLEAVINQQAKKGYRLHTIATSSANSTGLLGGDRIQATLVFEEII
- the guaA gene encoding glutamine-hydrolyzing GMP synthase, which translates into the protein MKALKDLEKIIVLDYGSQYNQLITRRIRELGVYSELQSHRQTAQEIKDQGQVKGIILSGGPNSVYEEGSFDIDEEIFNLGIPVLGICYGMQLITKKFGGVVEASDKREYGQQEMTIQKTDSKIFKDLAEKETVLMSHGDRIAKIPEGFEITGVAPHSPAAAFENEDAQVYGFQYHPEVRSSIHGQQMLKNFVYEICGCQGDWTMADFIDMQIKSIRDRVGDKKVLLGLSGGVDSSVVGVLLQKAIGDQLTCIFVDHGLLRKGEADQVMETLGGKFGLNIIKADAQERFLGKLAGVSDPETKRKIIGHEFVAVFDDEATKLDGMDFLAQGTLYTDVIESGTETAETIKSHHNVGGLPEDMQFELIEPLNTLFKDEVRAVGTELGMPDNIVWRQPFPGPGLAIRVIGEVTKEKLHIVRESDAILREEIANAGLDRDIWQYFTVLPGFKSVGVMGDKRTYEYTIAIRAITSVDGMTADWARIPYDVLDHISRRIVNEVDGINRVVLDVTSKPPATVEWE
- the mvk gene encoding mevalonate kinase — translated: MREICGKSHGKLILMGEHSVVYGQPSIALPFRAVTIQVKLEPAGNYSYLFSDIYEGPVEEAPKKLDALVGLFNRLRHDFLSSHDHFLIKVNSNIPVERGLGSSAALSVAFIRAFFNYLGKDLSNEVLLDYADFAETISHGTPSGLDARVTAYNQPLYFKKGETAQPFHFHTPYWLVIADTGISGNTKQTVKNVRDAYESPFASRQIATQKTIKHLGLLTTDLTQALKAPQPSLEKLAALINAAQHDLAALQVSSPELSWGIDYMRQHGAVAAKLTGGGGGGCYYALVPDRQSGEKLIQALADSPSACQSWLMPFSSESNTSEKE